The following are encoded together in the Glycine max cultivar Williams 82 chromosome 8, Glycine_max_v4.0, whole genome shotgun sequence genome:
- the LOC100820078 gene encoding DEAD-box ATP-dependent RNA helicase FANCM isoform X4, which yields MVLMKSFSRLYQVNPNYRMASNNPYEIMDDEGFDWEAAAREIDVVCQTTSDVKGKGRVFEKRKQQSTLDKFISIANANAEKETPPPQFQEDDQSPAFIHHIDTEAAKTWIYPVNVPLRDYQFDITQSALFSNTLVALPTGLGKTLIAAVVMYNYFRWFPQGKIVFAAPSRPLVMQQIEACHNIVGIPQEWTVDMTGQLSPPKRAQFWKTKRVFFVTPQVLEKDIHSGTCLVKYLVCLVIDEAHRAMGNYAYCEAVRELMSVPVQLRILALTATPGSKQQTVQAVIDNLHISRLEYRSETDHDVISYVHSRKIELIQVAMGPEAVEINNKFMEVIRPIVARLTNIGVIQNRDYRTLSPCQLLEIREKFRQRPRQDLSHVNYEDVEGYFGVLITLYYIHKLLSSHGIRPAHEMLERKLKQGYFAKFMSKNEVILKARQLMQQSLSHGASSPKLSKMLDVLLEHFKTNDPQNSRVIIFSNYRESVRDIMNALGDIGELVKATEFIGQSSGKAMKGQSQKVQQAVLKKFRSGAYNVIVATSIGEEGLDIMEVDLVISFDANISPLRMIQRMGRTGRKHDGRVVVFACEGTELKGYLQKQAKSKTISKHMRNGGINSFTFHPSPRMIPHVLKPEVKCVELSIEKFIPRPKNVKDDELHISPSKDKLTVAEIDLLETYFHPTVENNSRMSLIAFPHFQTFPSRVHKVKHSSGTLMLIDMMQRLQGLVSFPEDDKTSSLQEDLCLGHGKPVTTTELDEAKKDNESCSRHKMRRNLVSVNCLEMDSCHLGIQSKDLVDLTRQDGTFCDLGKNQEEACEGDETIPETPIAKRSLSNEGDNDGQMVNLVEIETSSLAANACINGMRDEELSPRLTNLIRSGVVPESPVDERGGCLQGKSRYNSIIRDFVLPVHLHKEQDVSSLSSSETKEVIIDKGTNKNVCTSPINETQSPLLDLKNCAIRRGRVFLSQIEEGHAHNTDPSFSEEAYPADCGEMSESIKPARKFKRLRKAEDTERNMNQKNNKLFASTANFLKPSSASNPAQYKHGQGKRKSTHNVRDFIEEEAEVSSDGYVSNDEDDEEGSSFDSFIDDRTNPTAASQPEASRMDMMAIYSSAAGVLCSVKHQVMEGLIFVPPLLLTV from the exons ATGGTCCTTATGAAAT cGTTCTCTAGGCTCTACCAGGTGAATCCGAATTATCGAATGGCATCCAATAATCCTTACGAGATAATGGACGATGAG GGATTTGACTGGGAAGCAGCTGCTAGAGAAATCGACGTGGTTTGCCAGACGACCAGTGAcgtaaagggaaagggaagggTTTTTGAGAAGAGAAAGCAGCAATCCACTCTCGATAAGTTCATATCTATTGCCAATGCCAATGCCGAAAAGGAAACCCCACCACCGCAGTTCCAAGAAGATGACCAAAGCCCTGCTTTCATCCACCACATTGACACCGAGGCTGCCAAAACTTGGATATATCCAG TTAATGTTCCTCTCCGTGACTATCAATTTGATATTACCCAGTCCGCACTTTTCTCAAACACATTGGTGGCCTTGCCAACGGGACTTGGCAAAACCCTCATTGCCGCTGTTGTTATGTATAACTACTTCAGATGGTTTCCTCAAG GCAAAATAGTCTTTGCTGCTCCTTCTCGGCCACTTGTCATGCAGCAGATAGAAGCATGCCACAATATTGTGGGAATACCTCAA GAATGGACAGTTGATATGACTGGTCAGCTAAGTCCTCCCAAAAGAGCTCAATTTTGGAAAACAAAGCGAGTTTTCTTTGTCACTCCACAAGTGTTGGAAAAGGATATTCATTCTG GTACATGTTTGGTGAAGTACTTGGTATGTTTGGTGATTGATGAAGCTCACAGAGCAATGGGAAATTACGCTTATTGTGAAGCTGTTCGCGag TTAATGTCTGTACCAGTACAGCTGAGAATATTAGCGTTAACTGCAACGCCAGGAT CAAAGCAACAGACAGTCCAAGCTGTCATTGATAATTTGCATATCTCCAGACTTGAATATCGCAGTGAAACTGACCATGATGTTATCTCATATGTTCACAGTAGGAAGATAGAATTGATACAG GTTGCAATGGGCCCAGAAGCGGTAGAAATAAACAATAAGTTTATGGAAGTAATACGCCCTATAGTAGCCAGGCTTACAAATATTGGGGTCATTCAGAACAGAGATTACCGCACT TTGAGCCCTTGTCAATTACTTGAAATAAGGGAAAAGTTTCGCCAACGGCCTAGGCAAGATCTTTCTCATGTCAACTATGAAGATGTTGAAGGGTATTTTGGCGTTCTCATTACTCTTTATTACATCCATAAGTTGCTCTCAAGTCACGGAATAAGGCCAGCACATGAGATGCTTGAGAGAAAATTGAAGCAAGG ATATTTTGCAAAATTTATGAGTAAAAATGAAGTTATTCTGAAAGCAAGGCAGCTAATGCAGCAAAGTTTGTCTCACGGAGCATCTAGTCCAAAATTGTCCAAAATGCTAGATGTATTACTGGAGCATTTCA AAACTAATGATCCGCAAAACTCCAGGGTAATTATCTTCTCCAATTACAGAGAAAGTGTCag GGATATAATGAATGCACTTGGAGATATTGGGGAATTAGTCAAAGCTACTGAGTTTATTGGTCAAAGTTCAG GGAAAGCAATGAAAGGTCAGTCCCAAAAAGTTCAACAGGCTGTGCTGAAG AAATTTCGGTCTGGCGCCTATAATGTTATTGTTGCTACATCAATTGGTGAAGAAGGTCTTGATATCATGGAAGTTGATCTTGTCATATCTTTTGATGCTAATATTTCACCACTCAGAATGATCCAGCGAATGGGGAGAACAGGAAGAAAGCATGATGGACGAGTCG TAGTTTTTGCTTGTGAAGGGACAGAGTTGAAGGGCTACTTGCAAAAACAGGCAAAGAGCAAGACTATAAGTAAACACATGCGAAATGGGGGCATAAATAGCTTTACCTTTCATCCTAGTCCAAGGATG ATTCCTCATGTCCTTAAACCAGAAGTTAAATGCGTTGAGCTGTCCATTGAGAAATTTATTCCTCGtccaaagaatgtgaaagatGATGAGCTCCACATTTCTCCATCAAAGGACAAACTAACTGTTGCGGAAATTGATTTACTTGAAACATATTTTCACCCTACTGTGGAAAACAATAGTAGAATGTCTCTTATTGCCTTTCCCCACTTTCAGACCTTTCCTTCTAGAGTGCATAAAGTGAAGCATTCCTCTGGAACATTGATGCTTATAGACATGATGCAGCGCTTGCAAGGACTAGTATCATTTCCAGAAGATGACAAAACTTCTTCACTTCAG GAAGATCTGTGTTTGGGACATGGTAAGCCAGTCACCACTACCGAACTTGATGAAGCTAAAAAGG ACAATGAATCGTGCTCTAGGCATAAAATGAGAAGGAATTTAGTCTCTGTTAATTGTCTGGAGATGGATTCGTGTCATTTGGGGATTCAAAGCAAAGACTTAGTTGACCTAACTCGACAAGATGGTACTTTCTGTGACTTGGGTAAGAATCAAGAGGAAGCATGTGAGGGTGATGAGACAATTCCTGAAACTCCAATTGCTAAGAGAAGTTTGTCAAATGAAGGAGATAATGATGGTCAAATGGTAAATCTTGTGGAGATTGAGACTTCTTCATTGGCTGCAAATGCATGCATTAATGGCATGAGAGATGAAGAACTTAGTCCACGTTTAACTAATTTGATTAGAAGTGGTGTTGTTCCAGAGTCTCCGGTTGACGAAAGAGGTGGGTGTCTTCAAG GGAAATCAAGATACAATTCTATCATACGTGATTTTGTGTTACCTGTTCATCTCCACAAAGAACAGGATGTTAGTTCTTTAAGCTCTAGTGAAACTAAAGAGGTCATTATTGATAAGGGCACCAACAAGAATGTCTGTACTTCCCCCATTAATGAAACTCAAAGCCCTTTACTTGACCTGAAAAATTGTGCAATTAGAAGAGGACGAGTCTTCCTTTCTCAAATTGAGGAAGGCCATGCACATAACACTGATCCAAGCTTCAGCGAAGAAGCATATCCAGCAGATTGTGGTGAAATGTCCGAAAGCATTAAACCTGCACGCAAATTTAAAAGGTTGCGGAAAGCTGAAGATACTGAAAGAAATATGAATCAGAAAAACAATAAACTTTTTGCTTCAACAGCAAACTTTCTCAAACCATCTTCTGCCTCCAATCCTGCACAATATAAGCATGGCCAAG GTAAAAGGAAATCAACACACAATGTGAGAGACTTCATTGAGGAGGAAGCCGA AGTATCTTCAGATGGCTATGTATCtaatgatgaagatgatgaggaAGGCAGTTCATTTGACAGTTTCATAGATGACAGGACCAACCCTACAGCAGCCAGTCAGCCTGAAGCTAGTAGAATGGACATGATGGCAATTTACAG ctCTGCTGCAGGCGTTCTTTGCTCAGTCAAACACCAAGTAATGGAGGGCTTGATCTTTGTGCCACCTTTACTCCTGACCGTGTGA
- the LOC100820078 gene encoding DEAD-box ATP-dependent RNA helicase FANCM isoform X1 has translation MVLMKSFSRLYQVNPNYRMASNNPYEIMDDEGFDWEAAAREIDVVCQTTSDVKGKGRVFEKRKQQSTLDKFISIANANAEKETPPPQFQEDDQSPAFIHHIDTEAAKTWIYPVNVPLRDYQFDITQSALFSNTLVALPTGLGKTLIAAVVMYNYFRWFPQGKIVFAAPSRPLVMQQIEACHNIVGIPQEWTVDMTGQLSPPKRAQFWKTKRVFFVTPQVLEKDIHSGTCLVKYLVCLVIDEAHRAMGNYAYCEAVRELMSVPVQLRILALTATPGSKQQTVQAVIDNLHISRLEYRSETDHDVISYVHSRKIELIQVAMGPEAVEINNKFMEVIRPIVARLTNIGVIQNRDYRTLSPCQLLEIREKFRQRPRQDLSHVNYEDVEGYFGVLITLYYIHKLLSSHGIRPAHEMLERKLKQGYFAKFMSKNEVILKARQLMQQSLSHGASSPKLSKMLDVLLEHFKTNDPQNSRVIIFSNYRESVRDIMNALGDIGELVKATEFIGQSSGKAMKGQSQKVQQAVLKKFRSGAYNVIVATSIGEEGLDIMEVDLVISFDANISPLRMIQRMGRTGRKHDGRVVVFACEGTELKGYLQKQAKSKTISKHMRNGGINSFTFHPSPRMIPHVLKPEVKCVELSIEKFIPRPKNVKDDELHISPSKDKLTVAEIDLLETYFHPTVENNSRMSLIAFPHFQTFPSRVHKVKHSSGTLMLIDMMQRLQGLVSFPEDDKTSSLQEDLCLGHGKPVTTTELDEAKKDNESCSRHKMRRNLVSVNCLEMDSCHLGIQSKDLVDLTRQDGTFCDLGKNQEEACEGDETIPETPIAKRSLSNEGDNDGQMVNLVEIETSSLAANACINGMRDEELSPRLTNLIRSGVVPESPVDERGGCLQGKSRYNSIIRDFVLPVHLHKEQDVSSLSSSETKEVIIDKGTNKNVCTSPINETQSPLLDLKNCAIRRGRVFLSQIEEGHAHNTDPSFSEEAYPADCGEMSESIKPARKFKRLRKAEDTERNMNQKNNKLFASTANFLKPSSASNPAQYKHGQGKRKSTHNVRDFIEEEAEVSSDGYVSNDEDDEEGSSFDSFIDDRTNPTAASQPEASRMDMMAIYRRSLLSQTPSNGGLDLCATFTPDRVTMAASISESEDSTGKTVDHFHAEPTKQSANRTLESVSINQITSEAVASTCYPMGTGTETRSHKRRLAFYHSGHFPNMNLQREFELQSKKDVVHTDATTDVLCDDQFYNDLDLDELEAQATLLLKQKLDLSNQKQDTVPQSHTSNLDIFQSPSFDLGI, from the exons ATGGTCCTTATGAAAT cGTTCTCTAGGCTCTACCAGGTGAATCCGAATTATCGAATGGCATCCAATAATCCTTACGAGATAATGGACGATGAG GGATTTGACTGGGAAGCAGCTGCTAGAGAAATCGACGTGGTTTGCCAGACGACCAGTGAcgtaaagggaaagggaagggTTTTTGAGAAGAGAAAGCAGCAATCCACTCTCGATAAGTTCATATCTATTGCCAATGCCAATGCCGAAAAGGAAACCCCACCACCGCAGTTCCAAGAAGATGACCAAAGCCCTGCTTTCATCCACCACATTGACACCGAGGCTGCCAAAACTTGGATATATCCAG TTAATGTTCCTCTCCGTGACTATCAATTTGATATTACCCAGTCCGCACTTTTCTCAAACACATTGGTGGCCTTGCCAACGGGACTTGGCAAAACCCTCATTGCCGCTGTTGTTATGTATAACTACTTCAGATGGTTTCCTCAAG GCAAAATAGTCTTTGCTGCTCCTTCTCGGCCACTTGTCATGCAGCAGATAGAAGCATGCCACAATATTGTGGGAATACCTCAA GAATGGACAGTTGATATGACTGGTCAGCTAAGTCCTCCCAAAAGAGCTCAATTTTGGAAAACAAAGCGAGTTTTCTTTGTCACTCCACAAGTGTTGGAAAAGGATATTCATTCTG GTACATGTTTGGTGAAGTACTTGGTATGTTTGGTGATTGATGAAGCTCACAGAGCAATGGGAAATTACGCTTATTGTGAAGCTGTTCGCGag TTAATGTCTGTACCAGTACAGCTGAGAATATTAGCGTTAACTGCAACGCCAGGAT CAAAGCAACAGACAGTCCAAGCTGTCATTGATAATTTGCATATCTCCAGACTTGAATATCGCAGTGAAACTGACCATGATGTTATCTCATATGTTCACAGTAGGAAGATAGAATTGATACAG GTTGCAATGGGCCCAGAAGCGGTAGAAATAAACAATAAGTTTATGGAAGTAATACGCCCTATAGTAGCCAGGCTTACAAATATTGGGGTCATTCAGAACAGAGATTACCGCACT TTGAGCCCTTGTCAATTACTTGAAATAAGGGAAAAGTTTCGCCAACGGCCTAGGCAAGATCTTTCTCATGTCAACTATGAAGATGTTGAAGGGTATTTTGGCGTTCTCATTACTCTTTATTACATCCATAAGTTGCTCTCAAGTCACGGAATAAGGCCAGCACATGAGATGCTTGAGAGAAAATTGAAGCAAGG ATATTTTGCAAAATTTATGAGTAAAAATGAAGTTATTCTGAAAGCAAGGCAGCTAATGCAGCAAAGTTTGTCTCACGGAGCATCTAGTCCAAAATTGTCCAAAATGCTAGATGTATTACTGGAGCATTTCA AAACTAATGATCCGCAAAACTCCAGGGTAATTATCTTCTCCAATTACAGAGAAAGTGTCag GGATATAATGAATGCACTTGGAGATATTGGGGAATTAGTCAAAGCTACTGAGTTTATTGGTCAAAGTTCAG GGAAAGCAATGAAAGGTCAGTCCCAAAAAGTTCAACAGGCTGTGCTGAAG AAATTTCGGTCTGGCGCCTATAATGTTATTGTTGCTACATCAATTGGTGAAGAAGGTCTTGATATCATGGAAGTTGATCTTGTCATATCTTTTGATGCTAATATTTCACCACTCAGAATGATCCAGCGAATGGGGAGAACAGGAAGAAAGCATGATGGACGAGTCG TAGTTTTTGCTTGTGAAGGGACAGAGTTGAAGGGCTACTTGCAAAAACAGGCAAAGAGCAAGACTATAAGTAAACACATGCGAAATGGGGGCATAAATAGCTTTACCTTTCATCCTAGTCCAAGGATG ATTCCTCATGTCCTTAAACCAGAAGTTAAATGCGTTGAGCTGTCCATTGAGAAATTTATTCCTCGtccaaagaatgtgaaagatGATGAGCTCCACATTTCTCCATCAAAGGACAAACTAACTGTTGCGGAAATTGATTTACTTGAAACATATTTTCACCCTACTGTGGAAAACAATAGTAGAATGTCTCTTATTGCCTTTCCCCACTTTCAGACCTTTCCTTCTAGAGTGCATAAAGTGAAGCATTCCTCTGGAACATTGATGCTTATAGACATGATGCAGCGCTTGCAAGGACTAGTATCATTTCCAGAAGATGACAAAACTTCTTCACTTCAG GAAGATCTGTGTTTGGGACATGGTAAGCCAGTCACCACTACCGAACTTGATGAAGCTAAAAAGG ACAATGAATCGTGCTCTAGGCATAAAATGAGAAGGAATTTAGTCTCTGTTAATTGTCTGGAGATGGATTCGTGTCATTTGGGGATTCAAAGCAAAGACTTAGTTGACCTAACTCGACAAGATGGTACTTTCTGTGACTTGGGTAAGAATCAAGAGGAAGCATGTGAGGGTGATGAGACAATTCCTGAAACTCCAATTGCTAAGAGAAGTTTGTCAAATGAAGGAGATAATGATGGTCAAATGGTAAATCTTGTGGAGATTGAGACTTCTTCATTGGCTGCAAATGCATGCATTAATGGCATGAGAGATGAAGAACTTAGTCCACGTTTAACTAATTTGATTAGAAGTGGTGTTGTTCCAGAGTCTCCGGTTGACGAAAGAGGTGGGTGTCTTCAAG GGAAATCAAGATACAATTCTATCATACGTGATTTTGTGTTACCTGTTCATCTCCACAAAGAACAGGATGTTAGTTCTTTAAGCTCTAGTGAAACTAAAGAGGTCATTATTGATAAGGGCACCAACAAGAATGTCTGTACTTCCCCCATTAATGAAACTCAAAGCCCTTTACTTGACCTGAAAAATTGTGCAATTAGAAGAGGACGAGTCTTCCTTTCTCAAATTGAGGAAGGCCATGCACATAACACTGATCCAAGCTTCAGCGAAGAAGCATATCCAGCAGATTGTGGTGAAATGTCCGAAAGCATTAAACCTGCACGCAAATTTAAAAGGTTGCGGAAAGCTGAAGATACTGAAAGAAATATGAATCAGAAAAACAATAAACTTTTTGCTTCAACAGCAAACTTTCTCAAACCATCTTCTGCCTCCAATCCTGCACAATATAAGCATGGCCAAG GTAAAAGGAAATCAACACACAATGTGAGAGACTTCATTGAGGAGGAAGCCGA AGTATCTTCAGATGGCTATGTATCtaatgatgaagatgatgaggaAGGCAGTTCATTTGACAGTTTCATAGATGACAGGACCAACCCTACAGCAGCCAGTCAGCCTGAAGCTAGTAGAATGGACATGATGGCAATTTACAG GCGTTCTTTGCTCAGTCAAACACCAAGTAATGGAGGGCTTGATCTTTGTGCCACCTTTACTCCTGACCGTGTGACTATGGCAGCCAGTATTAGTGAAAGTGAGGATTCTACAGGGAAGACAGTGGATCACTTCCACGCAGAGCCAACCAAACAGTCAGCAAATCGGACTTTGGAATCTGTTAGTATCAACCAGATAACCTCAGAAGCAGTGGCTTCAACTTGTTATCCTATGGGAACTGGGACAGAGACAAGAAGTCACAAACGAAGATTGGCATTTTACCATTCTGGACACTTCCCAAATATGAACCTTCAACGAGAATTTGAACTTCAATCAAAGAAAGACGTAGTGCACACTGATGCAACTACAGATGTTCTATGTGATGATCAATTTTATAATGATCTTGATCTTGACGAGTTGGAGGCACAAGCAACATTGCTTCTAAAACAGAAATTAGATTTGTCTAATCAGAAACAAGATACGGTCCCTCAATCTCACACATCCAATCTTGATATTTTTCAGTCTCCATCATTTGACCTTGGGATATGA
- the LOC100820078 gene encoding DEAD-box ATP-dependent RNA helicase FANCM isoform X2, whose product MVLMKSFSRLYQVNPNYRMASNNPYEIMDDEGFDWEAAAREIDVVCQTTSDVKGKGRVFEKRKQQSTLDKFISIANANAEKETPPPQFQEDDQSPAFIHHIDTEAAKTWIYPVNVPLRDYQFDITQSALFSNTLVALPTGLGKTLIAAVVMYNYFRWFPQGKIVFAAPSRPLVMQQIEACHNIVGIPQEWTVDMTGQLSPPKRAQFWKTKRVFFVTPQVLEKDIHSGTCLVKYLVCLVIDEAHRAMGNYAYCEAVRELMSVPVQLRILALTATPGSKQQTVQAVIDNLHISRLEYRSETDHDVISYVHSRKIELIQVAMGPEAVEINNKFMEVIRPIVARLTNIGVIQNRDYRTLSPCQLLEIREKFRQRPRQDLSHVNYEDVEGYFGVLITLYYIHKLLSSHGIRPAHEMLERKLKQGYFAKFMSKNEVILKARQLMQQSLSHGASSPKLSKMLDVLLEHFKTNDPQNSRVIIFSNYRESVRDIMNALGDIGELVKATEFIGQSSGKAMKGQSQKVQQAVLKKFRSGAYNVIVATSIGEEGLDIMEVDLVISFDANISPLRMIQRMGRTGRKHDGRVVVFACEGTELKGYLQKQAKSKTISKHMRNGGINSFTFHPSPRMIPHVLKPEVKCVELSIEKFIPRPKNVKDDELHISPSKDKLTVAEIDLLETYFHPTVENNSRMSLIAFPHFQTFPSRVHKVKHSSGTLMLIDMMQRLQGLVSFPEDDKTSSLQEDLCLGHGKPVTTTELDEAKKDNESCSRHKMRRNLVSVNCLEMDSCHLGIQSKDLVDLTRQDGTFCDLGKNQEEACEGDETIPETPIAKRSLSNEGDNDGQMVNLVEIETSSLAANACINGMRDEELSPRLTNLIRSGVVPESPVDERGKSRYNSIIRDFVLPVHLHKEQDVSSLSSSETKEVIIDKGTNKNVCTSPINETQSPLLDLKNCAIRRGRVFLSQIEEGHAHNTDPSFSEEAYPADCGEMSESIKPARKFKRLRKAEDTERNMNQKNNKLFASTANFLKPSSASNPAQYKHGQGKRKSTHNVRDFIEEEAEVSSDGYVSNDEDDEEGSSFDSFIDDRTNPTAASQPEASRMDMMAIYRRSLLSQTPSNGGLDLCATFTPDRVTMAASISESEDSTGKTVDHFHAEPTKQSANRTLESVSINQITSEAVASTCYPMGTGTETRSHKRRLAFYHSGHFPNMNLQREFELQSKKDVVHTDATTDVLCDDQFYNDLDLDELEAQATLLLKQKLDLSNQKQDTVPQSHTSNLDIFQSPSFDLGI is encoded by the exons ATGGTCCTTATGAAAT cGTTCTCTAGGCTCTACCAGGTGAATCCGAATTATCGAATGGCATCCAATAATCCTTACGAGATAATGGACGATGAG GGATTTGACTGGGAAGCAGCTGCTAGAGAAATCGACGTGGTTTGCCAGACGACCAGTGAcgtaaagggaaagggaagggTTTTTGAGAAGAGAAAGCAGCAATCCACTCTCGATAAGTTCATATCTATTGCCAATGCCAATGCCGAAAAGGAAACCCCACCACCGCAGTTCCAAGAAGATGACCAAAGCCCTGCTTTCATCCACCACATTGACACCGAGGCTGCCAAAACTTGGATATATCCAG TTAATGTTCCTCTCCGTGACTATCAATTTGATATTACCCAGTCCGCACTTTTCTCAAACACATTGGTGGCCTTGCCAACGGGACTTGGCAAAACCCTCATTGCCGCTGTTGTTATGTATAACTACTTCAGATGGTTTCCTCAAG GCAAAATAGTCTTTGCTGCTCCTTCTCGGCCACTTGTCATGCAGCAGATAGAAGCATGCCACAATATTGTGGGAATACCTCAA GAATGGACAGTTGATATGACTGGTCAGCTAAGTCCTCCCAAAAGAGCTCAATTTTGGAAAACAAAGCGAGTTTTCTTTGTCACTCCACAAGTGTTGGAAAAGGATATTCATTCTG GTACATGTTTGGTGAAGTACTTGGTATGTTTGGTGATTGATGAAGCTCACAGAGCAATGGGAAATTACGCTTATTGTGAAGCTGTTCGCGag TTAATGTCTGTACCAGTACAGCTGAGAATATTAGCGTTAACTGCAACGCCAGGAT CAAAGCAACAGACAGTCCAAGCTGTCATTGATAATTTGCATATCTCCAGACTTGAATATCGCAGTGAAACTGACCATGATGTTATCTCATATGTTCACAGTAGGAAGATAGAATTGATACAG GTTGCAATGGGCCCAGAAGCGGTAGAAATAAACAATAAGTTTATGGAAGTAATACGCCCTATAGTAGCCAGGCTTACAAATATTGGGGTCATTCAGAACAGAGATTACCGCACT TTGAGCCCTTGTCAATTACTTGAAATAAGGGAAAAGTTTCGCCAACGGCCTAGGCAAGATCTTTCTCATGTCAACTATGAAGATGTTGAAGGGTATTTTGGCGTTCTCATTACTCTTTATTACATCCATAAGTTGCTCTCAAGTCACGGAATAAGGCCAGCACATGAGATGCTTGAGAGAAAATTGAAGCAAGG ATATTTTGCAAAATTTATGAGTAAAAATGAAGTTATTCTGAAAGCAAGGCAGCTAATGCAGCAAAGTTTGTCTCACGGAGCATCTAGTCCAAAATTGTCCAAAATGCTAGATGTATTACTGGAGCATTTCA AAACTAATGATCCGCAAAACTCCAGGGTAATTATCTTCTCCAATTACAGAGAAAGTGTCag GGATATAATGAATGCACTTGGAGATATTGGGGAATTAGTCAAAGCTACTGAGTTTATTGGTCAAAGTTCAG GGAAAGCAATGAAAGGTCAGTCCCAAAAAGTTCAACAGGCTGTGCTGAAG AAATTTCGGTCTGGCGCCTATAATGTTATTGTTGCTACATCAATTGGTGAAGAAGGTCTTGATATCATGGAAGTTGATCTTGTCATATCTTTTGATGCTAATATTTCACCACTCAGAATGATCCAGCGAATGGGGAGAACAGGAAGAAAGCATGATGGACGAGTCG TAGTTTTTGCTTGTGAAGGGACAGAGTTGAAGGGCTACTTGCAAAAACAGGCAAAGAGCAAGACTATAAGTAAACACATGCGAAATGGGGGCATAAATAGCTTTACCTTTCATCCTAGTCCAAGGATG ATTCCTCATGTCCTTAAACCAGAAGTTAAATGCGTTGAGCTGTCCATTGAGAAATTTATTCCTCGtccaaagaatgtgaaagatGATGAGCTCCACATTTCTCCATCAAAGGACAAACTAACTGTTGCGGAAATTGATTTACTTGAAACATATTTTCACCCTACTGTGGAAAACAATAGTAGAATGTCTCTTATTGCCTTTCCCCACTTTCAGACCTTTCCTTCTAGAGTGCATAAAGTGAAGCATTCCTCTGGAACATTGATGCTTATAGACATGATGCAGCGCTTGCAAGGACTAGTATCATTTCCAGAAGATGACAAAACTTCTTCACTTCAG GAAGATCTGTGTTTGGGACATGGTAAGCCAGTCACCACTACCGAACTTGATGAAGCTAAAAAGG ACAATGAATCGTGCTCTAGGCATAAAATGAGAAGGAATTTAGTCTCTGTTAATTGTCTGGAGATGGATTCGTGTCATTTGGGGATTCAAAGCAAAGACTTAGTTGACCTAACTCGACAAGATGGTACTTTCTGTGACTTGGGTAAGAATCAAGAGGAAGCATGTGAGGGTGATGAGACAATTCCTGAAACTCCAATTGCTAAGAGAAGTTTGTCAAATGAAGGAGATAATGATGGTCAAATGGTAAATCTTGTGGAGATTGAGACTTCTTCATTGGCTGCAAATGCATGCATTAATGGCATGAGAGATGAAGAACTTAGTCCACGTTTAACTAATTTGATTAGAAGTGGTGTTGTTCCAGAGTCTCCGGTTGACGAAAGAG GGAAATCAAGATACAATTCTATCATACGTGATTTTGTGTTACCTGTTCATCTCCACAAAGAACAGGATGTTAGTTCTTTAAGCTCTAGTGAAACTAAAGAGGTCATTATTGATAAGGGCACCAACAAGAATGTCTGTACTTCCCCCATTAATGAAACTCAAAGCCCTTTACTTGACCTGAAAAATTGTGCAATTAGAAGAGGACGAGTCTTCCTTTCTCAAATTGAGGAAGGCCATGCACATAACACTGATCCAAGCTTCAGCGAAGAAGCATATCCAGCAGATTGTGGTGAAATGTCCGAAAGCATTAAACCTGCACGCAAATTTAAAAGGTTGCGGAAAGCTGAAGATACTGAAAGAAATATGAATCAGAAAAACAATAAACTTTTTGCTTCAACAGCAAACTTTCTCAAACCATCTTCTGCCTCCAATCCTGCACAATATAAGCATGGCCAAG GTAAAAGGAAATCAACACACAATGTGAGAGACTTCATTGAGGAGGAAGCCGA AGTATCTTCAGATGGCTATGTATCtaatgatgaagatgatgaggaAGGCAGTTCATTTGACAGTTTCATAGATGACAGGACCAACCCTACAGCAGCCAGTCAGCCTGAAGCTAGTAGAATGGACATGATGGCAATTTACAG GCGTTCTTTGCTCAGTCAAACACCAAGTAATGGAGGGCTTGATCTTTGTGCCACCTTTACTCCTGACCGTGTGACTATGGCAGCCAGTATTAGTGAAAGTGAGGATTCTACAGGGAAGACAGTGGATCACTTCCACGCAGAGCCAACCAAACAGTCAGCAAATCGGACTTTGGAATCTGTTAGTATCAACCAGATAACCTCAGAAGCAGTGGCTTCAACTTGTTATCCTATGGGAACTGGGACAGAGACAAGAAGTCACAAACGAAGATTGGCATTTTACCATTCTGGACACTTCCCAAATATGAACCTTCAACGAGAATTTGAACTTCAATCAAAGAAAGACGTAGTGCACACTGATGCAACTACAGATGTTCTATGTGATGATCAATTTTATAATGATCTTGATCTTGACGAGTTGGAGGCACAAGCAACATTGCTTCTAAAACAGAAATTAGATTTGTCTAATCAGAAACAAGATACGGTCCCTCAATCTCACACATCCAATCTTGATATTTTTCAGTCTCCATCATTTGACCTTGGGATATGA